One genomic window of Desulfuromonas sp. AOP6 includes the following:
- a CDS encoding type II toxin-antitoxin system Phd/YefM family antitoxin: MTRIGVSDARDNLSEVVDRARYTHERVVLTKRGKEVGAIISIDDLKLLEMLEDQLDIKTAREAIVESRGERIPYDEVRKKLGL; the protein is encoded by the coding sequence ATGACTCGAATTGGCGTATCGGATGCGCGGGATAATTTGAGCGAGGTCGTTGACAGGGCTCGCTACACACACGAACGTGTTGTTCTCACCAAGCGCGGCAAGGAGGTCGGTGCCATAATTTCAATTGACGACCTCAAACTTTTAGAGATGCTTGAAGATCAGTTGGATATCAAAACGGCTCGAGAAGCCATCGTAGAATCTCGCGGCGAACGGATTCCCTATGATGAAGTTCGAAAAAAATTGGGATTGTAA
- a CDS encoding Lrp/AsnC family transcriptional regulator, which yields MFDDIDLQILHILQEKARIPNAEVARQVGMAPSAVLERIRKLEERGIIEGYEVRLNPRHFGQKLTAFILVEASRAGNGRLAGELAAITGVQEVHQVAGEDGYLVKIRVAGTEDLGRILRDDFMAIQGVISTRTQVVLSTIKETRRIDLEPPPGP from the coding sequence ATGTTTGACGATATTGACCTGCAGATTCTGCATATCCTTCAGGAAAAAGCGCGAATACCCAACGCTGAAGTCGCCCGACAGGTCGGCATGGCCCCCTCGGCCGTACTGGAGCGCATCCGCAAGCTGGAGGAACGGGGCATCATCGAGGGCTACGAGGTACGCCTCAATCCGCGTCATTTCGGCCAGAAACTCACCGCCTTCATCCTGGTCGAAGCCAGCCGGGCCGGTAACGGTCGGCTGGCTGGCGAACTGGCCGCCATCACCGGCGTGCAGGAGGTTCACCAGGTCGCCGGCGAGGATGGCTATCTGGTCAAGATTCGCGTAGCAGGCACCGAGGATCTCGGGCGTATTCTGCGCGACGACTTCATGGCCATCCAGGGGGTCATCTCGACCCGGACCCAGGTGGTGCTCTCGACCATCAAGGAGACCCGGCGTATTGATCTCGAACCGCCACCGGGCCCTTAG
- a CDS encoding DUF1847 domain-containing protein encodes MSDKTTLSCATCSAVWNKLGTTNCWSDPKSRPGQPGYCPSQREKEVIDDSFQKYLGDDADAKLARVAAIVEGLCYQPVPGSDAVNARWTRVEDTIALAKLMGYRKIGIGTCIGLLEETKRLADILTAQGFEPISVCCKAGSIDKLELDIDEKYKVRPGTFEPACNPIAQAKLLNQAGCDMNIIVGLCVGHDMLFAKYSEVPVTTLVVKDRVTGHNPAAVLYGQNFYYKRLQKQPVVVPDPDEL; translated from the coding sequence ATGAGCGACAAGACCACCCTTTCCTGCGCCACCTGCAGCGCCGTCTGGAACAAGCTCGGCACCACCAACTGCTGGAGCGACCCCAAAAGCCGACCGGGACAGCCGGGCTATTGCCCCTCTCAGCGAGAGAAAGAGGTCATCGACGACTCCTTTCAGAAGTACCTCGGCGACGATGCCGATGCCAAACTGGCGCGGGTGGCGGCGATCGTCGAAGGACTCTGCTACCAGCCCGTGCCGGGTTCCGACGCCGTCAACGCCCGCTGGACGCGAGTGGAAGACACCATCGCCCTGGCCAAACTCATGGGCTACCGAAAAATCGGCATCGGCACCTGCATCGGCCTGCTCGAAGAAACCAAACGGCTGGCCGACATCCTCACGGCCCAGGGCTTCGAGCCCATCTCCGTGTGCTGCAAAGCCGGCAGCATCGACAAGCTCGAACTCGATATCGATGAGAAGTACAAGGTGCGGCCGGGCACCTTCGAACCGGCCTGCAACCCCATCGCCCAGGCCAAGCTCCTCAACCAGGCAGGCTGCGACATGAACATCATCGTCGGCCTCTGCGTCGGCCACGACATGCTATTCGCCAAATATTCCGAAGTTCCCGTCACCACCCTGGTCGTCAAGGACCGGGTCACCGGCCACAACCCGGCGGCCGTGCTCTACGGCCAGAACTTCTACTACAAGCGCCTGCAGAAGCAGCCGGTCGTCGTTCCAGACCCGGACGAACTCTAA
- a CDS encoding type II toxin-antitoxin system RelE/ParE family toxin — MAYRIELTPAADKALAKVAKSNRNVLKRLDQALLSLAENPVPVGIKQLAGEDPPIYRVRIGDYRILYQIEDDVLVVLIVHIGHRKDVYRFLKR, encoded by the coding sequence GTGGCCTATCGCATTGAACTGACACCGGCGGCGGATAAGGCACTTGCCAAGGTTGCCAAGAGCAATCGAAACGTGCTGAAAAGACTTGATCAGGCTTTGCTCTCACTGGCTGAGAATCCGGTGCCTGTCGGAATCAAACAGCTTGCCGGGGAAGATCCTCCTATATACAGAGTTCGAATCGGTGATTATCGGATTCTCTATCAGATTGAGGATGATGTTCTTGTGGTCCTGATTGTCCATATCGGACACCGCAAAGACGTGTATCGATTCCTGAAAAGGTAA
- a CDS encoding GSU3529 family protein produces the protein MDIFEVLRQTVDQQSRDGDLPDFLLPPLTAILTNPDQYRDREDLLRQLLEQLRKFGPYAGSGCFCDSAGVEDIRRTLQRLG, from the coding sequence ATGGATATTTTCGAGGTCTTGCGGCAGACCGTCGACCAACAGAGCCGCGACGGTGATCTGCCCGACTTCCTGTTGCCGCCCCTGACCGCCATCCTGACCAACCCGGACCAATACCGCGACCGGGAAGACCTGTTGCGCCAGTTGCTGGAGCAGCTCCGCAAATTCGGCCCCTACGCCGGTTCTGGCTGTTTCTGCGACAGCGCCGGCGTCGAGGATATCCGCCGCACCCTGCAACGTCTCGGCTAG
- a CDS encoding metallophosphoesterase produces the protein MILFVLTFLLIYTAMHALVFWGMHPLLAGHPALPSLAWIWMGAMIVAPVLVRLLDHTGHELAARALAWVGYSWMGFAFLAFSLCLPLALWELAAWLLPKVVGSAPHLSLHGAVSAGVILLVTLATGLYGLREATDLRVEKVQLTSAKLPPGSPPLRIAQISDLHLGLILRDEALAPIISELQQLQPDLVVATGDIVDAQINHLDGLSELWTRIDPPLGKFAIIGNHEVYAGLEQGLDFLQRSGFQVLRNRAQTIGANITLVGVDDPTTRQAINETELLQALPTDHLIILLKHRPRLGAGADGLFDLQLSGHAHRGQIFPFNLLTRLEFPLQDGLHRTERGSYLYASRGTGTWGPPMRVLSPPEITLLEISPAPASP, from the coding sequence ATGATCCTGTTCGTACTGACCTTTCTGCTCATCTATACCGCCATGCACGCCCTCGTCTTCTGGGGAATGCACCCGCTGCTGGCCGGCCATCCGGCCCTGCCGAGCCTGGCCTGGATCTGGATGGGCGCCATGATCGTCGCCCCGGTGCTGGTGCGCCTGCTCGACCATACCGGCCATGAACTCGCTGCCCGCGCTCTCGCCTGGGTCGGCTACAGCTGGATGGGCTTCGCCTTTCTCGCCTTCAGCCTCTGCCTCCCCCTCGCCCTCTGGGAGCTGGCCGCCTGGCTGCTGCCCAAAGTGGTCGGCAGCGCCCCTCATCTTTCGCTGCACGGCGCCGTCAGCGCCGGCGTCATCCTGCTGGTGACCCTGGCCACCGGCCTCTACGGTCTGCGGGAAGCCACGGACCTGCGCGTCGAAAAGGTACAGTTGACCAGCGCCAAGCTCCCCCCCGGCAGTCCCCCTCTGCGCATCGCCCAGATTTCCGACCTGCATCTGGGGCTGATTCTGCGCGACGAGGCGCTGGCCCCCATCATCTCCGAACTGCAGCAGCTGCAGCCCGACCTGGTGGTTGCCACCGGGGACATCGTCGATGCCCAGATCAATCATCTCGACGGCCTCTCCGAACTGTGGACCCGCATCGATCCCCCCCTGGGCAAATTCGCCATCATCGGCAACCATGAGGTCTACGCCGGCCTGGAGCAGGGACTCGACTTTCTGCAGCGCAGCGGGTTCCAGGTCCTGCGCAACCGGGCCCAGACTATCGGGGCAAATATCACCCTGGTCGGCGTGGACGATCCGACCACCCGACAAGCCATCAACGAAACGGAACTGCTCCAGGCGCTACCGACAGACCACCTCATCATCCTACTCAAACATCGCCCGCGCCTTGGCGCCGGCGCCGATGGCCTCTTCGACCTGCAGCTCTCCGGCCATGCCCACCGGGGCCAGATCTTTCCCTTCAACCTGCTCACCCGCCTCGAATTCCCCCTGCAGGACGGACTCCACCGCACCGAAAGGGGGAGTTATCTCTACGCCAGCCGGGGGACCGGCACCTGGGGACCGCCCATGCGGGTGCTGTCACCACCTGAAATCACCCTGCTGGAAATCAGTCCGGCCCCAGCCAGCCCCTGA